The Planctomycetota bacterium genome has a window encoding:
- a CDS encoding ComF family protein, whose product MKPRLLDLLYPRLCASCGGSAEGAFCGACDAALEWIAPPACPRCGAARPGRGCVECDGKEFLFAGAAALGRYEGRLRQAVLALKFRGERRLADDFGRRLAARLARRFDLVVPVPMSRWKLLARVYNAAELVAERVARHAGLPLARRALVKARRTRPQVELPFEERLKNPQGAYRARRVRGTVLLVDDVLTTGATANACTEALRAAGAAEVHVAVVAR is encoded by the coding sequence GTGAAACCGCGGCTCCTGGACCTCCTCTATCCCCGCCTGTGCGCTTCCTGCGGCGGCTCCGCCGAAGGAGCCTTCTGCGGGGCCTGCGACGCCGCGCTCGAATGGATCGCGCCGCCGGCCTGTCCGCGATGCGGCGCCGCGCGGCCGGGGCGGGGATGCGTCGAGTGCGACGGGAAGGAGTTTCTCTTCGCGGGGGCCGCGGCCCTGGGGCGCTACGAGGGGCGTCTCCGGCAGGCGGTGCTGGCGCTCAAGTTCCGGGGCGAACGCCGTCTGGCCGACGACTTCGGGCGGCGCCTGGCGGCGCGGCTGGCGAGGCGGTTCGATCTCGTGGTCCCGGTGCCCATGTCCCGCTGGAAGCTCCTGGCGCGCGTCTACAACGCGGCGGAGCTCGTGGCCGAACGCGTGGCCCGCCATGCCGGGCTCCCCCTGGCCCGCCGCGCCCTGGTCAAAGCGCGCCGCACGCGGCCTCAGGTGGAGCTTCCTTTCGAGGAGCGGCTGAAGAACCCGCAGGGAGCCTACCGCGCCCGGCGCGTCCGCGGCACGGTCCTCCTCGTGGACGACGTCCTGACGACGGGTGCCACCGCCAACGCCTGCACGGAAGCGCTCCGGGCCGCCGGGGCCGCCGAGGTGCACGTGGCCGTCGTCGCGCGCTAA